One stretch of Zingiber officinale cultivar Zhangliang chromosome 6B, Zo_v1.1, whole genome shotgun sequence DNA includes these proteins:
- the LOC121992589 gene encoding zinc finger CCCH domain-containing protein 46-like, producing the protein MNRKKELCRNFQRGSCQYGSRCKFLHTTQQETKPNPYGFGNQSTIHFPNTTQQQKPNPYGFGVQNKPQLQNNTPQKGSSNFVAKYQTPAKPFENKWTRSSSSGAANVTATQAQAQSQVSDHKCTDPESCKKQIIEDFKNEAPLWKLTCYGHRKYGPCDIVGDISYEELRSAAYDDARQGSSVQSIVERERKLYLSKLNEFDNLLKKPYGSQSPSFHQMNSTPISSSPQMSQSPMLMNNASSVNAQGNNVPSFSSFSQIKATTNLGYENRSDPQGFPSGNFGQPSPFQKVSQSSFGFGKFGNSGLFGQQPIQPAGNFPNPSVSSFNFAVRPIGSPSPQNFGGTNSQQLNSVSRAGTPSSDDEFEVDDSIWRKEEWKIGEIPERPPPAGVC; encoded by the exons ATGAATCGGAAGAAAGAGCTCTGTAGGAATTTTCAGCGCGGAAG ttgccAATATGGATCTCGCTGCAAATTTCTTCATACCACTCAACAAGAGACAAAACCTAATCCCTATGGTTTTGGGAACCAGAGTACCATACATTTTCCAAACACTACTCAGCAACAAAAGCCAAATCCTTATGGTTTTGGAGTGCAAAACAAGCCCCAATTACAGAACAACACCCCTCAGAAAGGTTCCTCCAATTTTGTAGCTAAATACCAAACTCCTGCCAAG CCATTTGAAAACAAGTGGACAAGATCATCCTCGTCTGGAGCTGCAAATGTAACTGCTACACAAGCTCAAGCTCAGTCCCAAGTATCAGATCACAA GTGCACAGATCCTGAATCCTGCAAAAAACAAATAATCGAAGATTTTAAGAATGAAGCACCTCTTTGGAAGCTTACTTGTTATGGCCATCGCaagta TGGTCCTTGTGACATTGTTGGTGATATCAGTTATGAAGAACTTCGGTCAGCTGCATATGATGATGCAAGGCAAGGATCAAGTGTTCAGTCTATT GTTGAGAGAGAGAGGAAGTTATACCTTTCCAAGTTGAATGAATTTGATAATCTATTGAAAAAACCATATGGTTCACAAAGCCCTAGTTTTCATCAAATGAATTCCACTCCCATTTCAAGCTCACCTCAGATGAGTCAGTCTCCTATGTTGATGAACAATGCATCATCCGTAAATGCTCAAGGAAATAATGTCCCCTCCTTTTCAAGTTTTAGTCAAATAAAGGCAACAACTAATCTTGGCTATGAGAACAG GTCTGATCCACAAGGATTCCCCAGCGGTAATTTTGGTCAACCTAGCCCTTTCCAGAAAGTCAGCCAAAGTTCTTTTGGTTTTGGAAAATTTGGAAATTCAG GATTGTTTGGTCAGCAGCCAATACAACCAGCTGGAAACTTTCCAAATCCAAGCGTTTCTTCATTTAACTTTGCTGTAAGGCCTATTGGGTCTCCGTCTCCCCAGAATTTTGGTGGCACAAATAGTCAACAACTCAACTCTGTTAGTAGGGCTGGTACCCCTTCAAGTGATGATGA GTTTGAGGTTGATGATAGTATTTGGAGAAAGGAAGAATGGAAGATAGGAGAG ATTCCTGAAAGACCGCCTCCAGCTGGTGTATGTTGA
- the LOC121992590 gene encoding protein trichome birefringence-like 28 — MPRRKLPLLAAEMVDLKHRSSSDAGRGSGRKISKYSAFVVISTVLLLFTFMQNDDATLVAQYPSGNRAKSPEEFSTIETIEKEIKEEEEGDKLTQKTTVLVDVVVDVRVAESPSAPPEKKDHAVLEVDSQIVVSKEVFQEQEAREEKLPPEKEEQRRTFLDVLESCDLFDGRWVYDDVNYPLYKESECTFLTEQVTCLRNGRRDDGFQKWRWQPNHCALPRFEARLFAERLRGKRLMFVGDSLNRNQWESMICLVQSIAPWNKKSLTKNGSLNIFRLEDYNATVEFYWAPFLVESNSDDPQIHSIQKRIIMPKSIDKHGEHWKNVDYLVFNSYIWWLNTPAMKVLQGSFEKGSKKYVEVDRPVAYRRVMNTWAKWVQNNVNPNRTMAFFMSMSPNHINSMAWENPKGIKCALETEPVANRTRPLEVGTDWRLYAEAENVIRRLRRKKVPVRFVKITAMSEYRKEAHTSVHTLRQGKLLTAEQQADPANFADCIHWCLPGLPDTWNELLHALIAASPSPHS, encoded by the exons ATGCCTCGCCGGAAACTGCCTCTTTTAGCGGCGGAGATGGTGGACTTGAAGCACCGATCCTCGTCCGACGCCGGCAGAGGCAGTGGCCGGAAGATAAGTAAGTACTCTGCTTTTGTCGTCATCTCGACGGTGCTGCTCCTGTTCACGTTCATGCAGAACGACGATGCGACGTTGGTCGCTCAGTATCCTTCCGGCAATAGAGCTAAGTCGCCGGAGGAATTCTCCACAATTGAGACCATAGAGAAGGAgattaaggaggaagaagaaggagacaaaCTAACCCAAAAAACTACAGTGCTCGTTGACGTTGTGGTCGACGTTCGGGTGGCCGAATCACCGTCAGCCCCCCCGGAAAAGAAGGATCACGCCGTGCTCGAAGTCGACTCTCAGATTGTCGTTTCAAAAGAAGTATTTCAAGAACAAGAAGCGCGCGAAGAAAAGCTGCCACCGGAGAAGGAGGAGCAGCGGCGAACATTTCTCGATGTGCTGGAAAGCTGTGACCTGTTCGACGGCCGGTGGGTCTACGACGACGTCAACTATCCGTTATATAAGGAATCGGAGTGTACGTTCTTGACTGAGCAAGTGACGTGCTTGCGGAACGGCCGGCGAGACGACGGCTTCCAGAAATGGCGTTGGCAGCCCAACCACTGCGCTCTGCCAAG GTTCGAAGCAAGGCTCTTCGCCGAGCGGCTGCGCGGGAAACGTCTCATGTTCGTCGGCGATTCACTCAACCGGAATCAATGGGAGTCGATGATCTgcttggttcaatcgatcgcgcCGTGGAACAAGAAATCTCTCACCAAGAATGGATCGCTCAACATCTTCCGGCTCGAG GATTACAATGCGACGGTAGAGTTCTACTGGGCGCCGTTCCTGGTCGAGTCCAACTCCGACGACCCCCAAATCCACAGCATCCAGAAACGGATCATCATGCCCAAATCGATCGATAAGCACGGCGAGCACTGGAAGAACGTGGATTACCTCGTCTTCAACAGCTACATCTGGTGGTTGAACACCCCCGCCATGAAAGTCCT GCAAGGATCGTTCGAGAAGGGATCGAAGAAGTATGTCGAGGTTGACCGACCAGTGGCGTATCGGCGAGTGATGAATACGTGGGCGAAATGGGTGCAGAACAACGTGAATCCCAACCGAACCATGGCGTTCTTCATGAGCATGTCTCCCAACCACATCAA TAGCATGGCTTGGGAAAACCCCAAGGGGATAAAGTGCGCGCTGGAGACCGAGCCGGTGGCGAACCGGACACGGCCGCTGGAGGTGGGAACGGATTGGCGGCTGTACGCAGAGGCGGAGAACGTGATCAGGAGgctgaggaggaagaaggtgccGGTGAGGTTCGTGAAGATAACGGCGATGTCGGAGTACCGGAAGGAGGCGCACACGTCGGTGCACACGTTGCGGCAGGGGAAGCTGCTGACGGCGGAGCAGCAGGCGGACCCGGCCAACTTCGCCGACTGCATCCACTGGTGCCTCCCCGGCCTGCCCGACACATGGAATGAACTCCTCCACGCCCTCATTGCCGCTTCCCCTTCGCCGCATTCCTAG